One stretch of Corallococcus soli DNA includes these proteins:
- a CDS encoding Ig-like domain-containing protein, protein MLLVCAPVWAASLELLGPDASVPPEGFTVAVVRRDATGAPVTFAPPTVVAEGAQVRPGPEAPPLRTFVVVPESKVREVVVRVKSGADEAQARYPVGPPASRMELSLEPAQPVKGRDTEATLTVRRLLPDGSPDDSGAPPVLRASTGQVEGLKQSGPGTYVARYVLPRTRLPEAAILVALSAWPHPQSVHGAYGRLLVPLAASVNLPGTSEPGASVSLEVAGKRFGPVTTGVDGRFVLPLIVPPGHPLARGEVEDRAGNVERITIDLQLPPTDGLACVLNPQRLPADGVSQARLLCATSDPKGLPVADARVTVKAKHGRLEGPQRDANGMLEWRYTAPAVLASDERIEAAWPQRGPGSRESLPMQLVQGPVRDVAVSLAEPLVHRGTEGQVVVVARDASGQPRAEAKVAFATSDGTVGPAVEGPPGTFTAPWRIPLEGDPRSADLSVRAFGPLGSEPARLAVWRRKGGLVAGVVDLAGWPVPRQPLRVDGVEKTTGEDGTVEVGAPRPGAVRVTHGVWPGLDVTVHVLGPDGPVFPEQAPLVPAPVSRRVAVGPPLPVNVRVRVEGSRVTCWVEDSKGVVLVDRPVHIALSEGERAEETVREGLTRFTVRGAKGPVSVSVADVRTGVVAIEEVGP, encoded by the coding sequence CTGTTGTTGGTGTGTGCCCCGGTCTGGGCGGCTTCGCTGGAGCTGCTCGGCCCGGACGCGTCCGTGCCGCCCGAGGGCTTCACGGTGGCGGTGGTGCGCCGGGACGCCACGGGCGCGCCGGTGACGTTCGCGCCGCCCACGGTGGTGGCGGAGGGCGCGCAGGTGCGGCCCGGCCCGGAGGCGCCCCCGCTGCGGACGTTCGTCGTGGTGCCTGAGAGCAAGGTGCGCGAGGTGGTGGTGCGCGTGAAGTCCGGCGCCGACGAGGCCCAGGCGCGCTACCCGGTGGGGCCGCCCGCCAGCCGCATGGAGCTGTCGCTGGAGCCCGCCCAGCCGGTGAAGGGGCGCGACACGGAGGCGACGCTCACCGTGCGGCGGTTGTTGCCGGACGGCTCGCCGGATGACAGCGGGGCGCCGCCGGTGCTGCGCGCGAGCACCGGCCAGGTGGAAGGGCTGAAGCAGTCCGGCCCCGGCACCTACGTGGCCCGCTACGTATTGCCGCGGACGCGCCTGCCCGAGGCGGCCATCCTGGTGGCGCTGTCCGCATGGCCCCATCCACAGTCGGTGCACGGCGCCTATGGCCGGCTGCTGGTGCCGCTGGCGGCGTCGGTGAACCTGCCCGGGACGAGCGAGCCCGGAGCGAGCGTGTCCCTGGAGGTCGCCGGAAAGCGCTTCGGGCCCGTGACAACGGGCGTGGATGGACGCTTCGTGCTGCCGCTCATCGTGCCGCCCGGCCATCCGCTGGCCCGTGGCGAGGTGGAGGATCGCGCGGGCAACGTGGAGCGCATCACCATCGACCTCCAGTTGCCTCCGACGGACGGCCTGGCGTGCGTGCTCAACCCGCAGCGGCTGCCGGCGGATGGCGTGTCGCAGGCTAGGCTGTTGTGCGCCACCAGTGATCCCAAGGGCCTGCCGGTGGCGGACGCGCGCGTCACCGTGAAGGCGAAGCACGGCCGGCTGGAGGGACCTCAGCGCGACGCGAACGGCATGCTGGAGTGGCGTTACACGGCGCCCGCCGTGCTCGCGTCGGACGAGCGCATCGAAGCGGCCTGGCCGCAGCGGGGGCCCGGATCGCGCGAGTCGCTGCCGATGCAGTTGGTGCAGGGGCCCGTGCGGGACGTGGCGGTGTCGCTGGCCGAACCGCTGGTGCACCGGGGCACGGAGGGGCAGGTGGTGGTGGTGGCCCGCGATGCGTCGGGGCAGCCTCGCGCCGAGGCGAAGGTGGCATTCGCCACGTCCGATGGGACGGTGGGGCCCGCGGTGGAGGGGCCGCCCGGGACGTTCACCGCGCCGTGGCGCATTCCGCTGGAGGGCGACCCGCGCAGCGCGGACCTGTCCGTGCGCGCTTTCGGGCCGCTGGGCTCGGAGCCCGCGCGACTGGCGGTGTGGCGGCGCAAGGGAGGGCTCGTCGCGGGGGTGGTGGACCTGGCGGGCTGGCCGGTGCCCCGACAGCCGCTGCGCGTGGACGGCGTGGAGAAGACGACGGGGGAGGACGGCACGGTGGAGGTGGGGGCGCCGCGGCCCGGCGCGGTGCGCGTGACGCACGGTGTGTGGCCGGGGCTCGACGTCACCGTGCACGTGCTGGGCCCTGACGGCCCGGTGTTTCCGGAGCAGGCGCCGCTGGTGCCCGCGCCCGTGTCGCGGCGCGTGGCCGTGGGACCTCCGTTGCCGGTCAACGTGCGGGTGCGCGTGGAGGGCTCGCGCGTGACGTGCTGGGTGGAGGACTCGAAGGGCGTCGTGCTGGTGGACCGGCCGGTGCACATCGCCCTGTCGGAGGGTGAGCGCGCGGAGGAGACGGTGCGCGAGGGGCTCACGCGCTTCACCGTGCGGGGCGCGAAGGGACCCGTGAGCGTGTCCGTGGCGGACGTGCGCACGGGCGTCGTGGCCATTGAAGAGGTGGGGCCTTGA
- a CDS encoding flagellar motor protein, whose translation MRGLVPASGAGGSAFAKCLAFAAVVLLSPGAFAQSLSQDLPTQASTIAGRVCQDVDGDGLCGPDEPGLANVRLVLATGREVRTDASGRYHLTGVDARLPDLTDGLHLRPGRHRLKVDPRSLPPAQVFPEAATVEVPWGAAVLQDFAVRLAPAPVPSASTAPASPPEARVAPEGLRFLLTGQAAAGDRVRVADADATVSASGAWQARVPLQEGQNVVSVTTTSRGGDVGIFQHLFEVLRRGERGWLVIPREVLRVGTVKGLSSDAAPMATGDASVWLEAAPGTQVTSAGGSLQVGADGRVGLPVRLVTGRNSIPLSLQAPGRPASRVTLEVEARAQPFAVGLLDVEASIAPAGGGFRLRGQGTAHGEAQVGPVRVVGELDLRDTDLRRLSDAPLVDWLRPRLPERFDRWPDPDLAPAEWGDTSVSLTPNPAGGRLRLEARHEQYGRAGFGTYRALQQDREVGRYHRPLFGPYAELEKQVGELRVGVDLFAGGLVDPTRGLAATPAHEELRATGGSLYYLGGGSVAEGSELVRVEVRDGVTGLPLGERHLLRGRDYDIDYLAGRILLARPLSMLTGASLLRTDALTQAPEPVLVVDYAVLQSGNPRDTVGGEAWARWRESSVGLGAVRERRQGAPFQLLSGRGRTRVGAYSLIAEAASSRGIAVDPSVFGVSDDGGLSFLRPTGPQDDQGGAVGLRVSGPTPFGRGGSVDAAWRERSKGFSDGAHLEASRFRQLSLRATQPVGALRFTFLGDERRSADPRLPFEDRPFAARTLGASAGIETENSGLRVELRDGWLRASDLAGVGDVHEGGRTSVGVMGHHAVAPGVTVSVGHRQRLFERGSGPGSWNDTFTSAGVEVEWDEDAAVGVKAGWGPQLGPQAWLDARMRRGPEVFYGGYSVDVDGPDFGAGRAVTGARTEVADGTTVFVEDVSAHDATALRLARAVGFQHAVLNGFSVGARYERGVRHPLDIASDLRRDVASVSAQWLRERVRADVRAEVRHEKGTPARGVSGPVDRTQVVLALAAEALLARDVTASGRLDLAHTTGREGLEARFAEGFASLAWRPGPWLLVARYGLTRELSPGVRSAFGDRVLQTLSLMPAVRVGDRLAVAAGLHTGRSSLGDSARWVWTGTLRPSVRVVGGLEVAVEAAQRTSAADGQDLTSLRTEVAYRLEERLRVALGYTVLGFSGLGLGADSVDAPDRLYLRAELAY comes from the coding sequence TTGAGGGGCCTCGTTCCAGCGTCCGGGGCTGGAGGCTCCGCCTTCGCGAAGTGCCTCGCCTTCGCGGCGGTGGTGCTGCTGTCGCCGGGGGCCTTCGCCCAGTCGCTGTCCCAGGACCTGCCCACCCAGGCGTCGACGATCGCCGGCCGCGTCTGTCAGGACGTGGATGGGGACGGCCTCTGCGGTCCCGACGAGCCCGGGCTCGCGAACGTGCGGCTGGTGCTGGCCACCGGCCGCGAGGTGCGCACCGACGCCTCCGGGCGCTACCACCTCACGGGCGTGGATGCGCGTCTGCCGGACCTGACCGACGGGCTCCACCTGCGCCCCGGGCGGCACCGGCTGAAGGTGGATCCCCGCAGCCTTCCCCCTGCGCAGGTGTTCCCGGAGGCCGCGACCGTGGAGGTGCCCTGGGGCGCCGCCGTCCTCCAGGACTTCGCCGTGCGACTGGCTCCCGCGCCGGTGCCTTCCGCATCGACCGCACCCGCATCGCCTCCCGAGGCCCGCGTCGCCCCCGAGGGCCTGCGCTTCCTCCTCACGGGGCAGGCCGCCGCCGGTGACCGGGTCCGCGTGGCCGACGCGGACGCGACGGTGTCCGCGTCGGGCGCGTGGCAGGCGAGGGTGCCGCTCCAGGAGGGGCAGAACGTCGTCTCCGTCACCACCACCTCGCGGGGTGGAGACGTGGGCATCTTCCAGCACCTCTTCGAGGTGCTTCGACGCGGCGAGCGCGGGTGGCTGGTCATCCCCCGCGAGGTGCTGCGCGTGGGCACCGTGAAGGGCCTTTCGTCCGACGCCGCGCCCATGGCCACCGGGGACGCGAGCGTGTGGCTGGAGGCCGCTCCCGGCACCCAGGTGACTTCGGCCGGGGGCTCGCTCCAGGTGGGCGCGGACGGTCGCGTGGGGCTGCCCGTGCGGCTCGTGACGGGACGCAACTCCATCCCCCTCTCCCTGCAAGCTCCGGGACGGCCCGCGAGCCGCGTGACGCTGGAGGTGGAGGCCCGTGCTCAGCCCTTCGCCGTGGGCCTGCTCGACGTGGAGGCCAGCATCGCGCCAGCGGGCGGCGGCTTCCGGCTCCGGGGCCAGGGCACGGCCCATGGCGAGGCGCAGGTGGGGCCGGTGCGGGTGGTGGGGGAATTGGACCTGCGCGACACGGACCTGCGGCGGTTGAGCGACGCGCCCCTCGTGGACTGGCTGCGTCCCCGCCTGCCCGAACGGTTCGACCGCTGGCCGGATCCCGACCTGGCTCCGGCGGAGTGGGGCGACACCTCCGTGTCCCTGACCCCGAACCCCGCGGGGGGCCGCCTGCGCCTGGAGGCGCGGCACGAACAGTACGGCCGCGCGGGCTTCGGCACCTACCGCGCGCTCCAGCAGGACCGGGAGGTGGGCCGCTACCACCGTCCGCTCTTCGGTCCCTACGCCGAGCTGGAGAAGCAGGTGGGCGAGCTGCGCGTGGGCGTGGACCTGTTCGCGGGGGGGCTGGTGGATCCAACGCGCGGCCTGGCCGCGACGCCCGCGCACGAGGAGCTGCGGGCCACGGGCGGCAGCCTCTACTACCTGGGGGGCGGCTCGGTGGCGGAGGGGTCGGAGCTGGTGCGCGTGGAGGTGCGCGACGGCGTCACCGGCCTGCCCCTGGGCGAGCGACACCTGCTGCGGGGGCGCGACTACGACATCGACTACCTGGCGGGCCGCATCCTGCTCGCGCGTCCCCTGTCGATGCTCACCGGCGCCTCGCTGCTGCGCACGGACGCGCTCACGCAGGCGCCGGAGCCGGTCCTCGTCGTGGACTACGCCGTGCTGCAGTCCGGGAATCCGCGCGACACCGTGGGCGGCGAGGCCTGGGCGCGCTGGCGCGAGTCCTCCGTGGGCCTGGGCGCCGTGCGCGAGCGCCGGCAGGGCGCGCCGTTCCAACTGCTGTCCGGCCGGGGCAGGACGCGCGTGGGGGCCTATTCGTTGATCGCCGAGGCCGCGAGCAGCCGGGGCATCGCGGTGGATCCGAGCGTCTTCGGCGTGTCGGATGACGGCGGGCTGAGCTTCTTGCGCCCCACGGGCCCCCAGGATGATCAGGGCGGCGCGGTGGGCCTGCGCGTGAGCGGGCCCACGCCCTTCGGCCGGGGCGGCTCCGTGGACGCCGCGTGGCGTGAGCGTTCGAAGGGCTTCTCCGATGGTGCCCACCTGGAGGCTTCGCGCTTCCGGCAGCTCTCGTTGCGCGCCACGCAGCCGGTGGGCGCGCTGCGCTTCACGTTCCTGGGTGACGAGCGGCGCTCCGCGGATCCGCGCCTGCCCTTCGAGGACCGCCCCTTCGCCGCGCGCACGTTGGGCGCATCCGCGGGCATCGAGACGGAGAACTCGGGTCTGCGCGTGGAGCTGCGCGATGGGTGGTTGCGCGCCAGCGATCTGGCCGGCGTGGGGGACGTCCACGAAGGTGGCCGCACCTCCGTGGGCGTGATGGGACACCACGCCGTGGCCCCGGGTGTGACCGTCTCCGTGGGCCACCGCCAGCGGCTGTTCGAGCGCGGCTCGGGCCCGGGGAGCTGGAACGACACGTTCACCTCCGCGGGCGTGGAGGTGGAATGGGACGAGGATGCCGCCGTGGGCGTCAAGGCCGGCTGGGGGCCCCAGTTGGGGCCACAGGCGTGGCTGGATGCTCGGATGCGGCGGGGCCCGGAGGTGTTCTACGGCGGCTACTCCGTGGACGTGGACGGGCCGGACTTCGGCGCGGGCCGCGCGGTGACGGGCGCGCGCACGGAGGTGGCGGACGGCACCACGGTGTTCGTGGAGGACGTGAGCGCGCATGACGCCACGGCCCTGCGACTGGCGCGCGCGGTGGGCTTCCAGCACGCGGTGCTGAACGGCTTCAGCGTGGGCGCGCGCTACGAGCGCGGCGTGCGCCACCCGCTGGACATCGCCAGCGACCTGCGACGCGACGTGGCCAGCGTCTCCGCGCAGTGGCTGCGTGAGCGCGTCCGCGCGGATGTGCGCGCGGAGGTCCGCCACGAGAAGGGCACGCCCGCGCGCGGTGTGAGCGGCCCGGTGGATCGCACCCAGGTGGTGCTGGCGCTGGCCGCGGAGGCCCTGCTCGCGCGCGACGTGACGGCCTCCGGACGCCTGGACCTCGCGCACACCACGGGGCGGGAGGGGCTGGAGGCGCGGTTCGCGGAGGGCTTCGCGTCACTCGCCTGGCGGCCGGGCCCCTGGTTGCTGGTGGCCCGCTACGGACTTACCCGGGAGCTGTCTCCGGGCGTGCGTTCGGCCTTCGGTGACCGGGTGCTCCAGACGCTGTCGCTGATGCCGGCGGTGCGGGTCGGCGACCGGCTGGCCGTGGCGGCGGGGCTGCACACCGGGCGCTCCAGCCTGGGGGACTCGGCGCGCTGGGTGTGGACCGGCACGCTGCGTCCGTCGGTGCGGGTGGTGGGCGGACTGGAGGTCGCGGTGGAGGCGGCGCAGCGCACGTCGGCGGCGGATGGCCAGGACCTGACGTCGCTTCGCACCGAGGTCGCGTACCGGCTGGAGGAGCGCCTCCGGGTGGCGCTGGGGTACACAGTGCTGGGCTTCAGCGGCTTGGGGTTGGGGGCGGATTCGGTGGATGCTCCGGATCGCCTCTACCTGCGGGCGGAGCTGGCCTACTAG
- a CDS encoding MYXO-CTERM sorting domain-containing protein, translating into MRVWMVGLGLVLFAGVARGGWTATQTSNGTPQDVVVFRPGFFAVATDQELYVSKDGGVTLLPGAMAGSYLQGTDCVVGIRADSELQSVGDCSPDEGKRLFPDGATYNLSAVRLTQDGGVGYAAAREVPVGQEFRSSVLPQQGAAQWGRLPMTQPNAVAQAPLAVLPPQADGGPHALFSVSANSAYFAWYRGATVTTVLAPGITPPTQAHSVALLPGATPAKPLAFFGNGTGLFRGTLGDEAWPFAPVVQNVGSVNALAFDVAQGSNVGTGFGLMLVKQSNDTVKAYSAEPVAPSSLVGSVWRNNPEFPSGISQTAKQVSCWGASYCVAILNGPQGNVFIYQNEKPPDLRVLPELFDVEEGTTKTLLLNPRDGDGDAVRVTATPRSPGGLLTLASGPPPSGDNGLSLTLTAPTGFCASQQTLLDVVASDGLAAHDVTKTVTLRAKHTARPAAPLRADVAVEGGVFFMGGAPGTLTPVPGTSGCAPVRYRWEEPANAPRLARTDTVAMLDPVFSREDRCQPDSKDFTYKVFANDGEVESLATNVRVEFLPWGPPAAPFSSAPAPVFSTATLSPQTPLHACAGTPGLPLTTWWSRLDTTPGVTVTAVRGQVIPRPIVGSTPVEGTSVAFESSGCSDTSVTLRAVHHVTVKDHTLVGPESIVDVAVKPRFFPLRDAKPAVTLDVPEERKVRGRVTTPNLNCVASRDVNTVVTLETADAAQVLDTRTLSGAAGDFELKLPLTCGSATYAVRVRVQERMADGGTEMAEVVQPLTRDARDVELGDVRGELVAVCDEGARGTLRQTFPEGACTAVTLDWSHVNGPALAPTVSSDDTAELRTTDTQLESLVGEFVTVSVAATGEGASGATREHQLRIGARPFVSVERRSEAGPGSSSSQVGVVVSLRNETACGVSAVRYEEVPTGADILPGSVRLNGQVVTPTPLEGGGFAVEPVPLAAGTTATLTYVIRPAFLGTPTFTGTASLRGVVVSHGDVPPPSTSGCGCSGSGSGVTAFGLGALAWLARRRRGVRARS; encoded by the coding sequence GTGCGAGTCTGGATGGTCGGCCTGGGGCTGGTGCTGTTCGCCGGGGTGGCTCGTGGAGGCTGGACCGCCACCCAGACCTCGAACGGCACTCCCCAGGACGTCGTCGTCTTCCGGCCCGGCTTCTTCGCTGTCGCGACGGATCAGGAACTGTACGTCTCCAAGGATGGAGGCGTCACCCTTCTGCCAGGGGCGATGGCGGGCAGCTACCTGCAGGGGACCGACTGCGTGGTGGGCATCCGCGCCGACAGCGAGCTCCAGAGCGTCGGGGACTGCTCACCCGACGAGGGCAAGCGCCTGTTCCCTGACGGAGCGACCTACAACCTGAGCGCGGTGCGACTCACCCAGGATGGCGGCGTGGGCTATGCCGCCGCCAGAGAGGTCCCTGTAGGGCAGGAGTTCCGCTCGTCCGTCCTGCCTCAGCAGGGCGCCGCGCAATGGGGCCGCCTTCCGATGACCCAGCCCAATGCCGTGGCGCAGGCGCCGCTGGCGGTGCTGCCTCCGCAAGCGGATGGTGGGCCGCACGCCTTGTTCTCCGTGTCCGCGAACTCGGCCTACTTCGCCTGGTACCGGGGCGCGACAGTGACCACCGTCCTGGCGCCGGGCATCACACCGCCAACCCAGGCGCACTCCGTGGCGCTGCTCCCCGGCGCGACTCCAGCGAAGCCGCTCGCCTTCTTCGGCAACGGCACCGGTCTTTTTCGAGGAACGCTGGGCGATGAGGCCTGGCCCTTCGCTCCGGTGGTCCAGAACGTGGGCTCGGTCAATGCGCTCGCATTCGACGTGGCCCAGGGCTCCAACGTAGGCACGGGCTTCGGCCTGATGCTCGTCAAGCAGTCGAATGACACGGTGAAGGCGTACAGCGCGGAGCCGGTGGCTCCGTCCTCGCTGGTGGGCTCCGTCTGGCGCAACAACCCGGAGTTCCCCAGCGGCATCTCGCAGACGGCCAAGCAGGTCTCCTGCTGGGGGGCGTCTTACTGCGTTGCCATCCTCAACGGGCCGCAGGGCAACGTCTTCATCTACCAGAACGAGAAGCCGCCGGACCTGCGCGTGCTGCCGGAGCTCTTCGATGTCGAGGAAGGCACGACGAAGACGCTGCTGCTCAACCCTCGCGATGGTGACGGGGATGCCGTGCGCGTGACGGCCACGCCCCGGAGCCCCGGTGGCCTGCTGACGCTTGCTTCGGGGCCTCCGCCGTCGGGGGACAACGGGCTGTCGCTGACACTGACGGCGCCCACCGGGTTCTGCGCGAGCCAGCAGACCCTCCTCGACGTGGTGGCCTCGGATGGCCTGGCGGCACACGACGTGACGAAGACGGTGACGCTGCGGGCGAAGCACACCGCGCGTCCCGCCGCGCCCCTGCGGGCCGACGTGGCGGTGGAGGGCGGCGTCTTCTTCATGGGCGGTGCCCCGGGCACGCTCACCCCCGTGCCGGGCACTTCGGGATGCGCGCCCGTCCGTTACCGCTGGGAGGAGCCGGCGAATGCTCCCAGGCTCGCCAGGACGGACACGGTGGCCATGCTCGACCCGGTCTTCTCCAGGGAGGACCGGTGCCAGCCGGACAGCAAGGACTTCACCTACAAGGTGTTCGCGAACGATGGCGAGGTGGAGTCGCTTGCCACGAACGTGCGCGTGGAGTTCCTCCCGTGGGGCCCTCCGGCGGCTCCGTTCTCCAGCGCTCCCGCGCCTGTCTTCTCCACGGCGACCCTGAGTCCCCAGACGCCGCTGCATGCGTGCGCGGGAACCCCCGGGCTTCCCCTGACGACGTGGTGGTCGCGGCTCGACACCACCCCTGGGGTGACGGTGACGGCCGTGCGCGGGCAGGTGATCCCGCGGCCGATCGTGGGCTCCACGCCCGTCGAAGGGACCAGCGTGGCGTTTGAATCCTCGGGGTGCTCCGACACGTCGGTGACGCTTCGCGCGGTCCACCACGTCACCGTGAAGGACCACACCCTGGTGGGCCCGGAGTCCATCGTCGACGTCGCGGTAAAGCCGCGGTTCTTTCCGCTGAGGGACGCGAAGCCCGCGGTGACGCTGGACGTCCCGGAGGAGCGCAAGGTGCGCGGGCGCGTGACGACGCCCAACCTCAACTGCGTCGCCTCGCGCGACGTCAACACGGTGGTGACGCTGGAGACCGCGGACGCCGCCCAGGTGCTCGACACGCGGACGCTCTCCGGGGCGGCGGGGGACTTCGAGCTGAAGCTGCCCCTCACCTGCGGCAGCGCCACGTACGCCGTGCGGGTCCGCGTGCAGGAGCGGATGGCCGATGGCGGCACCGAGATGGCCGAGGTCGTCCAGCCGCTGACGCGCGACGCCCGCGACGTGGAGCTGGGGGACGTGCGCGGGGAGCTGGTCGCCGTCTGTGACGAGGGCGCGCGGGGCACGCTGCGGCAGACCTTCCCGGAAGGGGCCTGCACGGCGGTGACGCTGGACTGGTCCCACGTGAACGGCCCGGCGCTGGCGCCGACCGTGTCCTCGGACGACACGGCGGAGCTGCGCACCACGGACACGCAGTTGGAGTCCCTGGTGGGGGAGTTCGTCACGGTGAGCGTGGCGGCGACGGGCGAGGGGGCCTCCGGGGCGACCCGGGAGCACCAGCTCCGCATTGGCGCCCGGCCCTTCGTGTCGGTGGAGCGCCGCTCCGAAGCGGGCCCGGGCTCCAGCTCCAGCCAGGTAGGGGTCGTGGTGTCGCTGCGCAACGAGACGGCCTGCGGCGTGTCCGCCGTCCGCTACGAGGAGGTTCCGACTGGCGCGGACATCCTGCCGGGCAGCGTGCGGCTGAACGGTCAGGTGGTGACGCCCACGCCGCTGGAAGGCGGAGGCTTCGCGGTGGAGCCGGTGCCGCTGGCCGCGGGCACGACCGCGACGCTCACGTACGTCATCCGCCCGGCGTTCCTGGGCACGCCGACGTTCACCGGCACCGCGTCGCTGCGGGGCGTCGTCGTGTCCCATGGCGACGTGCCGCCCCCGTCCACGTCGGGATGCGGGTGCTCCGGCAGCGGTTCGGGGGTGACGGCCTTCGGGCTGGGCGCGCTCGCGTGGCTGGCGCGGCGGCGGCGCGGCGTCAGAGCCCGAAGCTGA
- a CDS encoding response regulator, with protein MARLLIVEDNQELASLIATVAQTRGHDALTVFTGEAALESLGPTARFDAALVDLLLPDIRGSEVLGALRAHAIPAIAVSGVYKGDRFAQEAIQVHGARAFFEKPFELDAVMDALEEAAGVPPVPHSELLDEVDLLVLEELVEDGGVEEVAVSEPAPFEPTAPEAPPGDEGLSEALPLPFARRDAVWTEAVPAPERRRRQLPEWSLGGDLANTTVPRLLNAYYEARHHGELKLRQGTVLKVVYFEAGRVVYAASNLAPERFGRFCLRKGALTEAQLAEATAYAREHTLRTGDALLKRGLLSPSQRRRLLEEQVKDILWSTFAWTEGGYGFSPMRPQRADLVPLSLFPGDLILEGVTRTETLVALRQRMAPGRRLFPTADPPYALHELKLAGPQALLLAFADGTKTVEDLLALTDLSEREALATLRGLELSGVLEERQQTPNRRQRISFGL; from the coding sequence ATGGCGCGACTGCTCATCGTCGAGGACAACCAGGAACTGGCCTCCCTCATCGCCACGGTGGCGCAGACCCGGGGGCACGACGCGCTCACCGTGTTCACGGGCGAGGCGGCACTGGAGTCCCTGGGGCCCACGGCCCGCTTCGACGCCGCGCTGGTGGACCTGCTGCTGCCGGACATCCGGGGCAGCGAGGTGCTGGGCGCGCTCCGGGCCCACGCCATCCCCGCCATCGCCGTCAGCGGCGTCTACAAGGGCGACCGCTTCGCCCAGGAGGCGATCCAGGTGCACGGCGCCCGCGCCTTCTTCGAGAAGCCCTTTGAACTGGACGCCGTGATGGACGCGCTGGAGGAGGCCGCGGGCGTGCCCCCCGTGCCCCACTCGGAGCTGCTCGACGAGGTGGACCTGCTTGTCCTTGAAGAGCTGGTGGAGGACGGAGGGGTGGAGGAGGTCGCGGTGTCCGAGCCCGCGCCGTTTGAACCCACCGCTCCGGAGGCGCCGCCCGGCGACGAGGGCCTCTCCGAGGCCCTGCCCCTGCCCTTCGCCCGGCGCGACGCCGTCTGGACGGAGGCCGTGCCCGCGCCGGAGCGCCGCCGCCGGCAGCTCCCGGAGTGGTCGCTGGGCGGAGACCTGGCGAACACCACGGTGCCGCGCCTGCTCAACGCCTATTACGAGGCACGCCACCACGGTGAGCTGAAGCTGCGCCAGGGCACGGTGCTGAAGGTCGTCTACTTCGAGGCGGGCCGCGTCGTGTACGCCGCCTCCAACCTGGCGCCGGAGCGCTTTGGCCGCTTCTGCCTGCGCAAGGGCGCGCTGACGGAGGCCCAGCTCGCGGAGGCCACCGCGTACGCGCGCGAGCACACGCTGCGCACCGGGGACGCGCTCCTCAAGCGGGGCCTCCTGAGCCCGTCGCAGCGGCGCAGGCTGCTGGAGGAGCAGGTGAAGGACATCCTCTGGTCCACCTTCGCGTGGACGGAGGGCGGCTACGGCTTCAGCCCCATGCGGCCGCAGCGCGCGGACCTGGTGCCGCTGTCGCTCTTCCCCGGGGACCTCATCCTGGAGGGCGTGACGCGCACGGAGACGCTGGTGGCGCTGCGCCAGCGCATGGCCCCCGGCCGCCGGTTGTTCCCCACCGCCGACCCACCGTACGCCCTGCACGAGCTGAAGCTGGCCGGGCCGCAGGCGCTGCTGCTGGCGTTCGCGGACGGGACGAAGACGGTGGAGGACCTGCTCGCGCTCACCGACCTGTCGGAGCGCGAGGCCCTGGCCACCCTGCGCGGCCTGGAGCTGTCGGGCGTGCTGGAAGAGCGTCAGCAGACGCCCAACCGCCGCCAGCGCATCAGCTTCGGGCTCTGA
- a CDS encoding VOC family protein, which translates to MKDVQGFHHVAIQARDVERVTTFYRDLLGFPELKRHLREDGTLRSIWVAVPGGSFLAIEAVDGTPEDSPFRHPTPGLLMLVFRIPRDARGGVVETFARAGVPLEHETRWTLYVRDPEGNRVGLSHHPED; encoded by the coding sequence ATGAAGGACGTTCAGGGCTTCCACCATGTGGCGATTCAGGCGAGGGACGTGGAGCGCGTCACCACGTTCTATCGGGACCTGCTGGGCTTTCCCGAGCTCAAGCGCCACCTGCGCGAGGACGGCACCCTGCGGAGCATCTGGGTGGCCGTGCCCGGGGGCTCCTTCCTGGCCATCGAGGCGGTGGACGGGACGCCGGAGGACTCGCCATTCCGGCACCCGACGCCGGGGCTCCTGATGCTGGTGTTCCGCATCCCACGCGACGCGAGGGGTGGGGTGGTGGAGACCTTCGCCCGTGCGGGGGTGCCACTGGAGCACGAGACGCGCTGGACGCTCTACGTCCGGGACCCGGAGGGCAACCGGGTGGGGCTGAGCCACCACCCGGAGGACTAG